A DNA window from Planctomycetota bacterium contains the following coding sequences:
- a CDS encoding sterol desaturase family protein — MTLVYTILFAGAMFVVMALIFRPLERVFPAKPDQPMRRPGFWLDLSFFVGQYVLWNGLCLWVVAMIGGGVRWLVPSAIVDTVASWPLWVQFPIVILLGDGLIYWGHRLQHRVGFLWRFHAIHHSAEHLDWLAAHREHPLDTIFTITLVNLPVFALGFPVEALALFAGFRGLWAIFIHANVRLPIGPLRVLIGAPELHHWHHDKARDAGNYANVSPIFDLLFGTYVHPGHEPEAFGVEEPSPKSYLGQLLWPFRRKKHADERLTLGRAGGDD; from the coding sequence ATGACGCTCGTCTACACCATCCTCTTCGCCGGGGCGATGTTCGTCGTCATGGCGCTCATCTTCCGCCCGCTGGAGCGGGTCTTTCCGGCAAAGCCCGATCAGCCGATGCGACGGCCGGGCTTCTGGCTCGATCTCAGCTTCTTCGTCGGCCAGTACGTGCTCTGGAACGGGCTGTGCCTGTGGGTCGTCGCGATGATCGGTGGCGGCGTGCGGTGGCTCGTGCCGAGCGCGATCGTCGACACCGTCGCGAGCTGGCCGCTGTGGGTGCAGTTTCCGATCGTCATCCTGCTAGGCGACGGGCTGATCTACTGGGGCCATCGCCTTCAGCACCGTGTCGGGTTCCTCTGGCGATTCCACGCGATTCACCACTCGGCCGAGCACCTCGACTGGCTGGCGGCGCATCGGGAGCATCCGCTGGACACGATCTTCACGATCACGCTCGTGAACCTGCCGGTCTTCGCCCTCGGGTTTCCCGTCGAGGCTTTGGCGCTATTCGCAGGCTTCCGAGGGCTCTGGGCGATTTTCATCCACGCCAATGTCCGACTGCCGATCGGGCCGCTGCGTGTGCTGATCGGCGCTCCTGAGCTGCACCACTGGCACCACGACAAGGCCCGCGACGCCGGCAACTACGCGAACGTCTCGCCGATCTTCGACCTGCTTTTCGGCACGTACGTCCACCCGGGCCACGAGCCCGAGGCCTTCGGTGTCGAAGAACCCTCGCCCAAGAGCTACCTCGGGCAGCTTCTCTGGCCATTCCGACGAAAGAAGCACGCCGACGAACGACTTACGCTCGGTCGTGCCGGCGGTGACGATTGA
- a CDS encoding sulfatase-like hydrolase/transferase, protein MSTPVATPDRPNILLITTDQQRFDAMRLNNPATPLRTPHLDALAAKGVNFTRGYTTCPVCIPARRTLLTAHHPTSHGLTRYEDGKNWEPPFTVPQLVGDAGYQTQLIGKLHQWPQRKRFGFDHMVRSDSPNHRPDSKYHPHNDYTHWLQSFDPRIQPNNHGLNGNSRVARPFNLEENLHQTSWLADEAVDFLTRRRDPSMPWFLHLSFWAPHPPLVPPQAYWGLYKDHDAKPTVGDWARGLEERGSAGRPVDGAVGPFDDVELRRAMAGYFGLIQHVDDRINTVLDRYFEYGTSRRHEPTLVLFTSDHGEMLGDHHLWRKSLPYEGSAHVPLFVTGLNMETQSGTSDALVGLEDIAATILDAAGADVPETLSGANEGKTLMPFLRGQTPHVRDRLFGQIESGRPSNHYVVEGDFKYVRFQQTGEEQLFDVVADPQERTDLSGDHSYLGPMRAVLNDHLAATGQPVPDDADLRPCGNRLPSVF, encoded by the coding sequence ATGTCCACGCCCGTCGCGACGCCGGATCGGCCGAACATTTTGCTCATCACGACGGACCAGCAGCGGTTCGATGCGATGCGGTTGAACAACCCCGCCACGCCGTTGCGGACGCCGCACCTCGACGCGTTGGCGGCGAAGGGCGTCAACTTCACGCGGGGCTACACAACCTGCCCGGTCTGCATCCCGGCCAGGCGGACGCTGCTGACCGCGCATCATCCCACGTCGCACGGACTCACGCGGTATGAGGACGGCAAGAACTGGGAACCGCCGTTCACCGTGCCACAGCTCGTCGGAGACGCCGGCTACCAGACGCAACTGATCGGCAAGCTGCACCAGTGGCCGCAACGCAAGCGGTTCGGGTTCGACCACATGGTTCGGTCCGACTCGCCCAACCACCGGCCCGACTCGAAGTACCACCCGCACAACGACTACACGCACTGGCTGCAGTCGTTCGACCCCCGCATTCAGCCGAACAACCACGGCCTCAACGGCAATTCACGCGTCGCCCGGCCGTTCAACCTCGAGGAGAATTTGCATCAGACCTCGTGGCTGGCGGACGAGGCGGTCGACTTCCTGACGCGTCGGCGTGACCCGTCGATGCCGTGGTTCCTGCACCTGTCGTTCTGGGCACCGCACCCGCCACTGGTTCCGCCGCAAGCGTATTGGGGTCTGTACAAGGACCACGACGCCAAGCCCACCGTCGGCGACTGGGCACGCGGCCTGGAAGAGAGAGGCTCCGCCGGCCGACCTGTCGATGGGGCCGTCGGTCCCTTCGACGACGTTGAACTGCGACGCGCGATGGCCGGCTACTTCGGGCTGATCCAACACGTCGACGATCGCATCAACACGGTCCTGGACCGCTACTTCGAGTACGGCACGTCGCGTCGTCACGAGCCGACGCTGGTCCTCTTCACCAGCGACCACGGCGAGATGCTGGGCGACCATCATCTCTGGCGGAAGAGCCTGCCGTACGAGGGCTCGGCACATGTGCCGCTTTTCGTCACCGGTCTCAACATGGAGACGCAGTCGGGCACGAGCGACGCGTTGGTCGGCCTCGAAGACATTGCCGCGACGATCCTCGACGCCGCCGGGGCCGACGTGCCCGAGACGCTTTCGGGCGCGAACGAAGGCAAGACGCTCATGCCGTTCCTGCGCGGCCAGACGCCGCACGTCCGCGATCGCCTCTTCGGCCAAATCGAGTCGGGACGACCGTCGAATCACTACGTCGTCGAGGGCGACTTCAAGTACGTCCGCTTCCAGCAGACCGGCGAGGAGCAGCTCTTCGACGTCGTCGCCGACCCACAGGAGCGAACCGACCTCTCCGGCGACCACAGCTACCTCGGCCCAATGCGCGCCGTCCTCAACGACCACCTCGCCGCGACGGGCCAACCGGTGCCGGACGACGCCGACCTGCGTCCCTGCGGCAACCGGTTGCCTTCGGTATTTTGA